From the genome of Actinacidiphila yeochonensis CN732, one region includes:
- a CDS encoding DUF3093 domain-containing protein, translating into MPGVPQPYDERLTVPRSWWLMALGAGVGLALVVYPFGPLAMLGGLVAGTAVSMMMVSSYGSARIRVVAGSLVAGKARLPLSALGAATVLDPAEAVAWRSYKADPRAFMLLRSYVQTALRVEVTDPGDPTPYLYLSTRTPKRLAEALATARSSAAKGTAAAAAGGAAKDS; encoded by the coding sequence ATGCCTGGTGTACCGCAGCCCTACGACGAACGCCTCACCGTGCCGCGCTCCTGGTGGCTCATGGCCCTCGGGGCGGGCGTCGGCCTCGCGCTCGTGGTCTACCCCTTCGGCCCGCTGGCGATGCTCGGCGGGCTGGTGGCCGGCACCGCGGTGTCGATGATGATGGTCAGCTCCTACGGGTCCGCGCGGATCCGGGTGGTGGCCGGCTCGCTGGTGGCGGGCAAGGCCCGGCTGCCGCTGAGCGCGCTGGGCGCCGCCACGGTGCTGGACCCGGCCGAGGCCGTGGCCTGGCGCTCCTACAAGGCGGACCCGCGCGCCTTCATGCTGCTGCGCTCCTACGTGCAGACCGCGCTCAGGGTCGAGGTGACCGACCCGGGCGACCCGACGCCCTACCTCTACCTGTCAACGCGTACCCCCAAGCGGCTGGCCGAGGCACTGGCCACCGCGCGGTCCTCGGCGGCCAAGGGGACGGCGGCCGCGGCTGCGGGCGGCGCGGCGAAGGACTCCTGA
- a CDS encoding PaaI family thioesterase, with protein sequence MSPATTPPSEGRPSLAPPPGAAAPVRHPEAPAPGEPLGSHYDQCFGCGDRQPNGLHVATTAGEGVTVHAEFTVRPAHQGAPGLAHGGVLVAALDETLGALGWLLRTIAVTRRLESEFLLPVPVGTTLHLAARCTAVDGRKIFCTAEGRIGGADGPVAVRADALFIEVELDHFTRNGRPEEIQAAMADPDQTKVVRAFEVNP encoded by the coding sequence GTGAGTCCAGCCACAACACCCCCGAGCGAGGGGCGGCCGAGCCTGGCGCCGCCGCCCGGAGCCGCCGCGCCCGTACGCCATCCCGAGGCGCCCGCGCCGGGCGAACCGCTCGGCTCGCACTACGACCAGTGCTTCGGATGCGGCGACCGGCAGCCCAACGGCCTGCACGTGGCCACCACCGCCGGCGAGGGCGTCACCGTGCACGCCGAGTTCACCGTGCGGCCCGCCCACCAGGGCGCGCCCGGCCTGGCCCATGGCGGGGTGCTGGTCGCCGCGCTCGACGAGACGCTGGGCGCCCTCGGCTGGCTGCTGCGGACCATCGCGGTCACCCGCCGCCTGGAGTCGGAGTTCCTGCTCCCGGTCCCGGTCGGCACCACCCTGCACCTGGCCGCCCGCTGCACCGCGGTGGACGGGCGCAAGATCTTCTGCACCGCCGAGGGCCGGATCGGCGGCGCCGACGGCCCGGTCGCGGTCCGCGCCGACGCCCTCTTCATCGAGGTCGAGCTGGACCACTTCACCCGCAACGGCCGCCCCGAGGAGATCCAGGCGGCGATGGCCGACCCTGACCAGACCAAGGTCGTCCGAGCCTTCGAGGTGAACCCGTGA
- the dut gene encoding dUTP diphosphatase: MSRPEVDVLLRRLDPSVPVPGYAHPGDAGVDLTTTEAAELAPGERTVLPTGIAVALPDGYAAFVHPRSGLAARCGVAMVNAPGTVDAGYRGEIKVIVVNLDPRESVRFEAGDRIAQLVVQQVERVRFHEVAELPGSARGAGGFGSTGGHAAVGKPSAGTSSNGYTSVLGDREGQ; the protein is encoded by the coding sequence GTGAGCCGCCCCGAGGTCGACGTGCTGCTGCGCCGTCTCGACCCGTCGGTACCGGTTCCCGGCTACGCGCACCCGGGAGACGCCGGGGTGGACCTGACGACCACCGAGGCCGCCGAACTCGCCCCCGGCGAGCGGACGGTGCTGCCGACCGGTATCGCCGTCGCGCTGCCCGACGGGTACGCCGCCTTCGTCCACCCGCGATCCGGGCTGGCGGCCCGCTGCGGGGTGGCCATGGTGAATGCCCCCGGAACGGTGGATGCCGGGTACCGTGGAGAGATCAAGGTGATCGTGGTCAACCTCGACCCGCGTGAGAGCGTGCGGTTCGAGGCGGGGGACCGTATCGCCCAGTTGGTCGTGCAGCAGGTCGAGCGGGTCAGGTTCCATGAAGTCGCGGAGCTGCCCGGCTCCGCCAGGGGGGCGGGGGGCTTCGGCTCCACAGGGGGTCACGCCGCGGTGGGGAAACCGTCGGCGGGCACGTCCAGCAACGGCTACACATCGGTCCTCGGTGACCGGGAAGGACAGTGA
- a CDS encoding DUF3710 domain-containing protein, whose amino-acid sequence MFRRRKEREDVIDELDEAEGPDDAAEDSEESDGSGESSGYNLPPAPRPDGPWDVEEVKDPGEGRVDLGGLFVPGVEGMELRVEVAGESIVAATVVLRDSAVQLQAFAAPKSEGIWREVRQEIAGGITQQGGVIDEVEGPLGWELRAQVPVQLPDGTGGVQLVRFVGCDGPRWFLRGVISGQGAVQPAAAGVLESVFRDTVVVRGVAPMAPRDPIVLKLPNDAQMVPDGVAPEQGEAQKFGDGIDPMRRGPEITELR is encoded by the coding sequence GTGTTCCGTCGTCGCAAGGAGCGCGAAGACGTCATCGACGAGCTCGACGAGGCCGAGGGCCCCGACGACGCCGCCGAGGACAGCGAGGAGTCGGACGGCTCCGGCGAATCGTCCGGCTACAACCTTCCGCCCGCGCCGCGCCCCGACGGGCCGTGGGACGTGGAGGAGGTCAAGGACCCGGGTGAGGGGCGCGTCGACCTCGGCGGCCTGTTCGTGCCCGGCGTCGAGGGCATGGAGCTGCGGGTCGAGGTGGCGGGCGAGTCCATCGTCGCGGCCACCGTCGTGCTGCGGGACAGCGCCGTCCAGCTCCAGGCGTTCGCCGCCCCGAAGTCCGAGGGCATCTGGCGCGAGGTCCGGCAGGAGATCGCGGGCGGCATCACGCAGCAGGGCGGTGTCATCGACGAGGTCGAGGGCCCGCTCGGCTGGGAGCTGCGCGCGCAGGTGCCGGTGCAGCTTCCCGACGGCACCGGCGGCGTGCAGCTGGTGCGGTTCGTCGGCTGCGACGGCCCGCGCTGGTTCCTGCGCGGCGTGATCTCCGGCCAGGGCGCGGTCCAGCCCGCCGCGGCCGGCGTGCTGGAGTCGGTCTTCCGCGACACCGTGGTGGTGCGCGGCGTGGCCCCGATGGCGCCCCGCGACCCGATCGTCCTCAAGCTGCCCAACGACGCCCAGATGGTGCCGGACGGCGTGGCGCCCGAGCAGGGTGAGGCGCAGAAGTTCGGGGACGGGATCGACCCCATGCGGCGCGGACCGGAGATCACCGAGCTGCGCTGA
- a CDS encoding OB-fold nucleic acid binding domain-containing protein has translation MSGAIRPERPAGRFRRMLDRLSSSPEELDSEELRQEALAVGCTRISDCSDRQIVSVTGTLRTVTLRPRAGVPALEAELFDGSAALDVVWLGRRSIVGIEPGRMILASGRVSMNRGRPVLFNPKYELRPVGQE, from the coding sequence ATGAGTGGTGCCATCCGTCCCGAACGGCCTGCCGGCCGCTTCCGCCGCATGCTCGACCGTCTGTCCTCCTCACCGGAGGAACTCGACTCGGAGGAGCTGCGGCAGGAGGCTCTCGCCGTGGGCTGCACGCGGATCAGCGACTGCTCCGACCGCCAGATCGTCTCCGTGACCGGTACCCTGCGTACCGTCACGCTCCGCCCGCGGGCCGGCGTGCCGGCACTGGAGGCGGAGCTGTTCGACGGCTCAGCCGCGCTCGACGTGGTGTGGCTGGGACGCCGCAGCATCGTCGGCATAGAACCCGGGCGCATGATCCTCGCGTCCGGCCGGGTCTCCATGAACCGGGGCCGTCCGGTGCTGTTCAACCCCAAGTACGAGCTGCGTCCGGTCGGACAGGAGTAA
- a CDS encoding DUF3159 domain-containing protein, translating into MTSIDNTGRPSGADPSGDGHAPGGSGGPRPAPGATRHEAASPEVGTAPQETGEEARAVTEAALFEAFGGVRGMVETTVPGLVFVAIYTVDHDIKTSGLAALALSVVMGLARLARKDTLKHAFGGIFGVAFGAVFAMMSGNAKNFYLPGMLYTLGLAIAYIATAAAGVPLLGLILGPIFKENLSWRKRNPGRLRAYTRASWAWGLILLAKSAILFPLYWWGNATQLGWVKVALGIPPFLLSVYLTWIILVKAPAPIDVIAEMEAAEKAEREQKAVDEQRTLSG; encoded by the coding sequence GTGACGTCGATCGACAACACGGGCCGGCCCTCGGGCGCGGACCCGTCGGGTGACGGCCACGCCCCCGGCGGGAGCGGCGGCCCTCGGCCCGCGCCCGGAGCCACCCGCCACGAGGCGGCGTCGCCCGAGGTCGGGACGGCGCCCCAGGAGACCGGCGAGGAGGCCCGCGCGGTCACCGAGGCGGCGCTCTTCGAGGCGTTCGGCGGAGTGCGCGGCATGGTGGAGACCACCGTGCCCGGACTGGTCTTCGTCGCGATCTACACCGTCGACCACGACATCAAGACCTCCGGCCTGGCCGCGCTGGCCCTGTCCGTGGTGATGGGCCTGGCCCGGCTGGCCCGCAAGGACACGCTCAAGCACGCCTTCGGCGGGATCTTCGGCGTCGCGTTCGGCGCGGTCTTCGCGATGATGTCGGGCAACGCCAAGAACTTCTACCTGCCCGGCATGCTCTACACGCTCGGGCTGGCCATCGCCTACATCGCCACCGCCGCGGCCGGGGTGCCGCTGCTCGGCCTCATCCTCGGGCCGATCTTCAAGGAGAACCTCTCCTGGCGGAAGCGGAACCCGGGCCGGCTGCGCGCCTACACCCGGGCCAGCTGGGCGTGGGGCCTGATCCTGCTGGCGAAGTCGGCGATCCTCTTCCCGCTCTACTGGTGGGGCAACGCCACCCAGCTGGGCTGGGTGAAGGTGGCCCTCGGCATCCCGCCCTTCCTGCTCTCCGTCTACCTGACCTGGATCATCCTGGTGAAGGCGCCCGCGCCGATCGACGTCATCGCGGAGATGGAGGCGGCCGAGAAGGCCGAGCGGGAGCAGAAGGCCGTCGACGAGCAGCGCACCCTGTCCGGCTGA
- a CDS encoding potassium channel family protein — protein MRVAIAGAGAVGRSIAAELLENGHEVLLVDKNPTSISVERVPQAEWLLADACEITSLDEAALQRCNVVIAATGDDKVNLVVSLLAKTEYGVPRVVARVNNPKNEWLFNESWGVDVAVSTPRLMSALVEEAVSVGDLVRLLRFSQGDANLVELTLPEEAALVGTRVGDVEWPTDTSLVTIIRGNRVLTPAKDDALEAGDELLFVAAPHREEQLEDLLSVRDGADGAAGTSEG, from the coding sequence ATGAGGGTCGCCATCGCCGGGGCCGGGGCGGTCGGCAGGTCGATCGCCGCGGAGCTGCTGGAGAACGGGCACGAGGTGCTGCTCGTCGACAAGAACCCCACCTCGATCTCGGTCGAGCGGGTACCGCAGGCGGAGTGGCTGCTGGCCGACGCCTGCGAGATCACCTCTCTGGACGAGGCCGCGCTCCAGCGCTGCAACGTCGTGATCGCCGCCACCGGCGACGACAAGGTGAACCTGGTCGTGTCGCTGCTGGCGAAGACCGAGTACGGGGTGCCCCGGGTGGTCGCCCGGGTGAACAACCCGAAGAACGAGTGGCTCTTCAACGAGTCCTGGGGCGTGGACGTCGCCGTGTCCACGCCGCGGCTGATGTCCGCTCTGGTGGAGGAGGCGGTGAGCGTCGGCGACCTGGTCCGGCTGCTCCGCTTCAGCCAGGGTGACGCCAACCTCGTCGAGTTGACGCTGCCGGAGGAGGCCGCGCTGGTCGGGACCCGCGTCGGTGACGTGGAGTGGCCGACCGACACCTCGCTGGTGACGATCATCCGCGGCAACCGGGTGCTCACCCCGGCCAAGGACGACGCGCTGGAGGCCGGGGACGAGCTGCTGTTCGTGGCCGCGCCGCACCGCGAGGAGCAGCTGGAGGACCTGCTCTCCGTCCGGGACGGCGCGGACGGCGCGGCGGGCACGTCGGAGGGCTGA
- a CDS encoding potassium channel family protein: MHVVIMGCGRVGSALAHSLEQHGHTVAVVDQDPTAFRRLGSGFGGRRVTGVGFDQDTLREAGIEEAGAFAAVSSGDNSNIIAARVAREMFGIENVAARIYDPRRAEVYQRLGIPTVATVRWTADQMLRRLLPSGAEPLWRDPSGGVQLAEVHTSAAWIGHKVSRLQEQTGVRVAFITRLGEAMLPTSQTVLQEGDLVHVMMRTDGIAEVEAAFAQGPEEAHS, translated from the coding sequence GTGCACGTCGTGATTATGGGATGCGGCCGGGTGGGCTCAGCCCTCGCGCACTCCCTCGAACAACATGGTCATACGGTGGCGGTGGTCGACCAGGACCCGACGGCGTTCCGGCGCCTGGGTTCCGGGTTCGGCGGGCGCCGGGTGACCGGTGTCGGGTTCGACCAGGACACGCTGCGCGAGGCCGGAATCGAGGAGGCCGGCGCCTTCGCGGCCGTCAGCAGCGGTGACAACTCCAACATCATCGCGGCCCGGGTGGCCCGGGAGATGTTCGGCATCGAGAACGTGGCCGCCAGGATCTACGACCCGCGCCGGGCCGAGGTCTACCAGCGTCTGGGCATCCCGACGGTCGCCACGGTCCGCTGGACCGCCGACCAGATGCTGCGCCGGCTGCTGCCCTCCGGGGCCGAGCCGCTGTGGCGGGACCCGAGCGGCGGGGTGCAGCTCGCGGAGGTGCACACCTCCGCGGCCTGGATCGGCCACAAGGTGAGCCGGCTCCAGGAGCAGACGGGGGTGCGGGTGGCGTTCATCACCCGGCTCGGCGAAGCGATGCTGCCGACCTCCCAGACCGTCCTCCAGGAGGGCGACCTCGTGCACGTGATGATGCGGACCGACGGCATCGCCGAGGTCGAGGCCGCGTTCGCCCAGGGGCCCGAGGAGGCGCACTCATGA